The sequence CTGGCCCTCTTCGCCGCGCACCTGATCTATCTGGCCGCCGTAGCCGTCACGGCGAGACGCGCCATGACCGGGCCGGATTCCCTGCTGCCCCGGTTGCGGGACGCGGGCGACTTCCTCAGGCACTTGGGATGGATGCTCGGCCTGACCAAAGCTCCGCACTTCGAGCGTTGGGGATACTGGGAGAAGTTCGACTACTGGGCCGTCTTCTGGGGCATGGTCATCATCGGCGGGACAGGCCTCATGCTCATCTCGCCCTTGGCGACGAGCCGCTGGCTGCCGGGGTGGTCCCTGAACGTGGCCTTCTGGGTGCACCGCATCGAGGCGGTGCTGGCCATGGGGCACGTCTTTATCATCCACTTCTTCGTGGCACACCTCAGACGGCACAACTTCCCCATGGACCGCGCCATGTTCGCGGGGGGAACCGATCTGAAGGCGCAGACCGAGGAGAGACCGGCCTGGGTGGAACGGCTCGGGAAAGAGGGCCGGCTGACGACAATGACCATGCAGGACGCCCCCGTCCTGGCCCGGGCCGCGTCCTATGCCCTGGGCCTGTGCGCCGTCGGCGTGGGTTTGTGGCTGATTATCCAGGCCGTGCGCCACGCGCCGCTTGTCACGTGGTAGCGATCCGGAAAGAACGGACGAATCCGCGTTCCACAGACTCTGAAGAGCCAATGGAACTGACGACCGCCAAGCCGGCCGTCACCGTCAAAGCGAAAGGCCGCCTGCTTCGAGAGGCGGCCTTTCGCTTTGACGATTTCAAGTGATCGGGATGTTGCCAGACGCGCTCCGTGCCCGCCCCGCCTAGATCAATCCCGCCGCCAGCCCCCCTCCCAGCAGCAGGAGCATCGCGCCGACCAGCAGCCGCACCGTCTGGATGGTGATTTTTTGGAGCACCTTGCGGCTGTAGTGCACGCCCAGGAAGGCCGACAAGGTGGCGGCGACCACAAGGCCCGCATTATCAGTGATCATGTGCGAACCGGACATGCCCGCGTAGACGCCAAGGCGCGTCACGTCGACCACGCAGGCCAGGACCACGCCCGTGGCGATGAAGGCATCCTTGCCCAGGCCCGCGCCCAGCAGGAAGGCGCTGCGGAAGGCCCCCTGGTTGCCCGACAGCCCGCCGAAAAACCCGCTGACGATCCCGCCAAGGGGCAACCAGACTGGTGAAATGGCCTGTCTCTTCCCGCCGCGCAGTTCCTGGGCGGCGAAAAAGACGATGAGCACGCCGACCAAGAGCTTGACCGGAGTGATGAAAAACTCGCCCCCGGCCAGGGTGTAGAAAAAGAGCGGCTCTAGGTCCGAGACGCTGACCAACACACAGGCTCCGGCGAAGCTCGCGACCAGGGCGGGCAGGCCGAAGCGCAGGCTCACGCCCCAGTCGGCCTGCCGGCCGAACAGGGCAAGCTTGAAGAGGTTGTTGGCGAAGTGCACCACAGCGGTCACTGCCACGGCCGTCTCGATAGGAAAGAAGATGGCCATGACCGGGGTCAGCACCGTGCCGAGACCAAAACCGGAGAAAAGGGTCAGGCCGGAAACGGCCAGGCTGGCCAGACAAATGACGAGGTATTCCACTCGGTGCTCCGTGAGTTCGGGGATCTGACGGCCCAAAGCCGACAGTGTGGCCTGCATTCAGACCGGACATCCATAAAAAAATGCAATCGATGTTACTTCATAATCGCAGCGAGGTTGCAAGTCATCCTTGATGGCAACCGGCAATACCGACGGTGCAAAACGCATGCGCACCTCCCTTGACCGCAAATCCGGAAACCCGAGCGCTTTTTCCTTCTTGACCCGATCCGGCGTACCGCGCCATGCTTAGTGCTTTGAGCGGGAACTGGCCCTGCCCATCTTTCCGCGACCAGGGCACGGCACTGCCGGCATCATTGATCCCAACAGTTTCACGGAGTTCTCACAGACCATGCTGTCCCTCTTCATTCTCCTGTTCATCGTGCTTTGCGCCCTGGTCCTTTTTATCGGCGGCTGGGTGCCTGCGGATGTGGTCGGGATCATGGTCCTTGCCGCCCTGGCCCTGACCGGCCTCGTTTCCCCGGAAGAAGCCGTGGCCGGATTCAGCAGTCCGGCGGTCATCACGGTGCTGGCCATGTTCGTGCTCTCGGCCGGGCTGACCCGTACGGGCGTGGCCTACCGCATCGGCCAGCCGCTGCAGCTCTTCGCGCGCAAGGGCGAAGCCGTGCTGATCGTGGTGCTCATGGCGGCGGCCGGCATCCTCTCCGCCCTCATCAACACCACCACCGTTGCCGTCATCCTGCTGCCCGCGACCATGGATCTGGCCCGCCGCAGCGGTCTGCCGCCCGCGCGTCTGCTCATGCCCATGGCCCTGGGCTGCCTGCTCGGCGGACCGTTCACGGGCATCTCCACGCCGCCCAACATCCTGGCCACGGACGCCTTGCGTGCCGCCGGACTGACGACCTTCAAGATCTTCGACTTCACCCCCATCACCGGTGCCTTGGTCGTGGCCGGCATCGCTTTCATGGTCCTCCTCGGCAAGCGTCTGCTGCCCAAGGGCGGAACGTCGGGGACTCGCAAAAACGGCATCGAGTCGGCCTACGAGATCGGCGCGCACATCTTCACCATCGAACTTCCGCCGGCGTCCCCCCTCATCGGGCGCAATCTGGCAGAAAGCCGCCTGGGCTCGGCCCTGTACCTGACGGTAGTGGGCCTGCACCGCGCAGGCGAGCTCATCCTCTCCCCCCGGGCCCAGGAAACCCTGCAAGCCGCCGATATCATCATTGTCCACGGCCAGGCGGACCAGGTCAGCCACTTCCACGGCAGCAGGCACCTGCAGGTCGAACCAGGCGGACCCGAGACCGCCGAGATCACCCGCCGCCTTGGCGCGGCATCGGTCCGCATCGGCAAAGGATCGCCCCTCATCGCACGCACCCTGGCCGAAAGCGGGCTGCGCCGGGACCATCATGTGCATGTGCTGGCCCTCAATTCGCCGACAGGAGAATGCCTGGGAGACTTCCGGCGCCACCGTTTCGAGGAAGGGGACGGCCTGGTGCTCCAGGGCGAGCATCAGGTCCTGGAGAATCTGGCCGAAAAGGGTCTGGTCGAGCTCGGAACGCCGCTGGCGGATGGTTCGGCCGATGCGCCGGGCTGCGAGCTGCTCAGCCTCTGCTCCGTGCGGGTGCCGGAAGGATCGGTGCTGGCCGGGCGCAACCTGGTGGAAAGCCGCCTGGGCAACGCCTTCGGTTTGACGGTGGTGGGTCTGGCGCGGGACGGAAAGGTGGACTGCCTGCCCGCCCCGGAGGAGACGATCCAGGCCGGAGACCTGCTCGTGGTCCAGGGTCTGGCGCGGGACATCGACGTGTTCGAGGGCCTGCAGGACCTGGAAATTTCGGAACAGTCCTCGCGGCTGGCCGCCGAACTGGAGTCCCAACAAATCGGCATGACCGAGGTGCTGCTCTCGCCCCGGACAACCCTGGCCGGCAAGACCTTGAGCGACCTGCTCTTCCGCGACCATTATGGTCTGAGCGTCCTGGCCGTGCTCCGCAAGGGGCGCGCCTGCCGCACGGGCCTGCAGGACATGCCCCTGCAGTTCGGAGACGCGTTGCTGGTCTACGGCCCGCGCCAGAGCCTGGAGGCCGTGGCCCGGGACGAGGACTTCCTGGTGCTGGACCAGGCCGCGGCCAAGGCCCCGCGCCTGCACAAGGCGCCCCTGGCCACCATGATCATGGTGGCCGTGCTGCTGAGCGCCATCCTGGGCTTCGTGCCCATCGCCATCGCGGCCCTGACCGGAATGGCGGCCATGGTCGTCGGAGGCTGCCTGACCATGGAGGAGGCCTACCACTCCATCGAATGGAAAGTGATCTTTCTCATCGCCGGCATGCTCCCGCTTGGCATGGCCATCGAGAACACCGGGGCGGCGCAGATGGGGGCCGAGGCGCTCATCGGCCTGGTTGGCGACCTCGGCCCGCGCTGGGTGGTGGCCGCGCTGTTCGGAGTGACGGTGCTCGGCACGCAGGTCATCCCCACTGCTGCCCTGGTGGTGCTCATGGCACCCGTGGCCCTCGGCGCGGCCTCGGCGCTGGGCATCTCGCCGCAACTCCTGATGATGACCGTGGCCATGGCCGCTTCCGCGAGCTTCGCGAGCCCCCTGTCACACCCGGCGCATCTTTTGGTCATGGGCCCCGGCGGATACAAGTTCATGGACTACGTCAAGGTCGGTGCCCCGCTGACGCTTGTGGTCATGGCCGTGTCGGTCTGGCTGCTGCCCATGCTCTGGCCGGCATGAGACCGCGCGGCATTTGCCGGACAGCGCCCTGCCGCATCACGATCCGGCACTTCATATCGGCAACACGCCTAAAATTACGGCTTGACGATTATGGAGGACACTCTGTATTTATATCCTTTGAAGGGGAGTAGCTCCTCGAGACAAGGTCAACATCACTGGCGCCCACGCGCTTGGCCTTGTCGTCGGATCAAACCGATGAGCAAGACCTTCAGCATGACAACCATGCTGGAGGTCTTTTTTTATTGACCTCCGGCCAACTTTCGGAGGTTCCATGAAGGTTTTTTCTCCCCCCGCCCACGCCATCGGTCGCCAGCCATGGCCGAACCACCCTCGTTTCTCAGCCAGCGATCCGCCCCGCCCTCCCGGCGGCGCCAGACGTTGTTTCACTGAACCGCTTTTCCCAATCCCGAATACCGCAACCACGGGAGTCTGCGGGCTTCCCTTGGCTATGAATAAACTTTGGAGAAATATATGAGCACGTTATTGCTGTGGGTCGGATTTCA is a genomic window of Desulfomicrobium baculatum DSM 4028 containing:
- a CDS encoding formate dehydrogenase subunit gamma gives rise to the protein MRIRRFTPAQRAFHALLLITFLWQSATGLARMYHETAFGQTLTGLLGGQERALALHIWGGIAMLALFAAHLIYLAAVAVTARRAMTGPDSLLPRLRDAGDFLRHLGWMLGLTKAPHFERWGYWEKFDYWAVFWGMVIIGGTGLMLISPLATSRWLPGWSLNVAFWVHRIEAVLAMGHVFIIHFFVAHLRRHNFPMDRAMFAGGTDLKAQTEERPAWVERLGKEGRLTTMTMQDAPVLARAASYALGLCAVGVGLWLIIQAVRHAPLVTW
- a CDS encoding sulfite exporter TauE/SafE family protein — its product is MQATLSALGRQIPELTEHRVEYLVICLASLAVSGLTLFSGFGLGTVLTPVMAIFFPIETAVAVTAVVHFANNLFKLALFGRQADWGVSLRFGLPALVASFAGACVLVSVSDLEPLFFYTLAGGEFFITPVKLLVGVLIVFFAAQELRGGKRQAISPVWLPLGGIVSGFFGGLSGNQGAFRSAFLLGAGLGKDAFIATGVVLACVVDVTRLGVYAGMSGSHMITDNAGLVVAATLSAFLGVHYSRKVLQKITIQTVRLLVGAMLLLLGGGLAAGLI
- a CDS encoding SLC13 family permease codes for the protein MLSLFILLFIVLCALVLFIGGWVPADVVGIMVLAALALTGLVSPEEAVAGFSSPAVITVLAMFVLSAGLTRTGVAYRIGQPLQLFARKGEAVLIVVLMAAAGILSALINTTTVAVILLPATMDLARRSGLPPARLLMPMALGCLLGGPFTGISTPPNILATDALRAAGLTTFKIFDFTPITGALVVAGIAFMVLLGKRLLPKGGTSGTRKNGIESAYEIGAHIFTIELPPASPLIGRNLAESRLGSALYLTVVGLHRAGELILSPRAQETLQAADIIIVHGQADQVSHFHGSRHLQVEPGGPETAEITRRLGAASVRIGKGSPLIARTLAESGLRRDHHVHVLALNSPTGECLGDFRRHRFEEGDGLVLQGEHQVLENLAEKGLVELGTPLADGSADAPGCELLSLCSVRVPEGSVLAGRNLVESRLGNAFGLTVVGLARDGKVDCLPAPEETIQAGDLLVVQGLARDIDVFEGLQDLEISEQSSRLAAELESQQIGMTEVLLSPRTTLAGKTLSDLLFRDHYGLSVLAVLRKGRACRTGLQDMPLQFGDALLVYGPRQSLEAVARDEDFLVLDQAAAKAPRLHKAPLATMIMVAVLLSAILGFVPIAIAALTGMAAMVVGGCLTMEEAYHSIEWKVIFLIAGMLPLGMAIENTGAAQMGAEALIGLVGDLGPRWVVAALFGVTVLGTQVIPTAALVVLMAPVALGAASALGISPQLLMMTVAMAASASFASPLSHPAHLLVMGPGGYKFMDYVKVGAPLTLVVMAVSVWLLPMLWPA